A single region of the Macrobrachium rosenbergii isolate ZJJX-2024 chromosome 5, ASM4041242v1, whole genome shotgun sequence genome encodes:
- the LOC136838642 gene encoding thyroid hormone receptor alpha-like, which translates to MSSSLNARGADEAPDACDEGDLLTSRSQSCVDVDQNRLNQMENLSTRSSFSPRIMSSHEQLVNDIDKAFHEVFSLPPLDEGMLDKITAASDIEGEYRDLWPGIVQLFTPSAHRIIAFVRRIVGFSELNATDQTVLLRSCVMDILFFRMGSKYDALSSSLPMRNGNRVHRKQAITLYSGGLWRYLEPLFNTAEAISNLGLSVTESALAIAVIAVETDRIGLTDAESVHSLQRKIKEAAERHVERTNPEQGRWSRILTELTSIRIVSHQNSRWLLSRRTLRCVCQLSIQILEDAY; encoded by the exons ATGAGTTCCTCTCTGAATGCCCGAGGCGCCGATGAGGCACCTGACGCCTGCGACGAGGGCGACTTGTTGACGAGTCGCAGTCAATCATGTGTTGACGTTGATCAGAATAGATTAAATCAAATGGAAAACTTGTCGACTAGAAGTTCGTTTTCCCCAAGGATAATGTCGAGTCACGAGCAGCTGGTTAACGACATAGACAAAGCGTTTCATGAAgtcttctctctccctccgctTGACGAG GGGATGCTTGATAAAATCACGGCTGCGAGCGACATTGAGGGGGAATACAGAGACCTATGGCCTGGAATAGTACAACTCTTCACGCCTTCGGCTCATCGAATTATAGCATTCGTGAGAAGGATTGTCGGGTTTTCAGAA CTGAACGCTACCGATCAAACAGTTCTCCTTCGAAGCTGCGTGATGGACATTTTATTCTTCAGGATGGGAAGCAAATACGACGCTTTGAGCAGCTCACTTCCGATGAGGAATGGGAATCGCGTCCATAGGAAGCAG GCCATTACTTTGTACTCGGGAGGGCTGTGGCGCTATCTGGAACCGCTGTTCAACACGGCCGAGGCAATATCCAACCTGGGCCTGTCGGTCACCGAGTCCGCTTTAGCGATTGCCGTCATTGCAGTGGAAACAG aTCGTATTGGTTTGACTGACGCGGAATCTGTGCATTCACTACAACGCAAGATTAAGGAAGCGGCTGAACGTCATGTGGAACGAACAAACCCTGAACAAGGAAG GTGGTCGAGAATCCTGACGGAGCTAACATCCATTCGTATTGTCAGCCATCAAAACTCGCGTTGGTTACTAAGTCGACGCACGCTACGATGCGTCTGTCAGCTGTCAATTCAGATACTGGAGGATGCTTACTGA